A single window of Candidatus Stygibacter australis DNA harbors:
- a CDS encoding peptidoglycan DD-metalloendopeptidase family protein, with translation MAILPACRDNGVDNAKKIEFDFQNEQLSEVDTTITAVQNLPTPFLVSGEIPKGGTLANVLLKNELNGNDVYDAVNSLNSLFDLRHVQPGDKFQVMTDSTGFIYELTFYRNPIKKYQVYRDSSGAMTARIAEETLTMNVELIEGVLESSLYKTVLDAGEQPALAMLFTQIFQWDIDFFIDPRQGDSIKILFEKYTLNGEHVRYGNILAASYISKSSEDTAYRFTDSKGSSKYYDEKGVCFQKAFLKSPLNFTRITSKFGRRVHPITKKNSMHNGVDYAAPYGTPVEAAADGVIQQARWNAGHTGNTVIIKHPNGYKTLYGHLSKYGKYKAGQKVKQHDVIGYVGSTGRSTGNHLHYTIYLHGNPIDPLKLKNVAGPPVPASEMAAFKQNVQNLKDQLKSEIEPEIVDEPVIIADSMEQDIFLPSEKNPINLDPTMLLIIIIAQSLLIIVLLILLLFKRKRYQRIIE, from the coding sequence ATGGCAATTTTACCCGCATGCCGTGATAATGGGGTTGACAACGCCAAAAAGATTGAATTTGATTTTCAAAATGAGCAGCTTTCAGAAGTAGATACTACTATCACTGCTGTTCAAAATCTCCCTACTCCTTTTCTGGTTAGTGGTGAAATCCCTAAGGGTGGTACTTTAGCTAATGTTCTTCTTAAAAATGAACTTAACGGTAACGATGTTTACGATGCTGTAAACTCTTTGAACAGTCTATTTGATTTACGACATGTACAACCTGGTGACAAGTTCCAGGTAATGACTGATTCAACCGGATTCATATATGAATTAACTTTTTATAGAAACCCTATCAAAAAGTATCAGGTCTATCGTGACAGCTCTGGAGCAATGACTGCCAGGATAGCAGAAGAGACCTTGACCATGAACGTGGAGCTGATTGAAGGGGTACTAGAAAGCTCATTATATAAAACAGTTCTGGATGCAGGTGAACAGCCAGCCCTTGCCATGCTCTTCACTCAGATATTCCAGTGGGATATAGATTTTTTCATTGACCCTCGCCAGGGTGACAGCATCAAAATTCTGTTTGAAAAATATACTCTCAATGGTGAACATGTAAGATACGGTAATATTCTGGCTGCCTCCTATATCAGTAAATCCTCTGAGGATACTGCCTATCGTTTTACAGATAGCAAGGGTTCCAGCAAATATTACGATGAAAAGGGGGTCTGTTTCCAAAAGGCTTTCCTGAAATCCCCCTTGAATTTCACCCGGATAACCAGTAAATTTGGCAGAAGGGTACATCCGATCACAAAAAAAAACAGTATGCATAATGGAGTGGATTATGCAGCACCCTATGGCACACCGGTCGAAGCAGCAGCCGATGGCGTGATCCAGCAAGCTCGCTGGAATGCGGGTCACACCGGCAATACAGTGATCATCAAGCATCCCAATGGCTATAAAACTCTTTACGGGCATCTGAGCAAGTATGGTAAATATAAAGCAGGTCAAAAGGTGAAGCAGCATGATGTGATCGGTTATGTGGGCTCTACGGGTCGCTCCACAGGAAACCATCTGCACTATACTATCTACCTGCATGGCAACCCTATTGATCCGCTCAAACTCAAAAACGTGGCCGGACCACCAGTTCCTGCCAGTGAAATGGCTGCTTTTAAGCAGAATGTCCAGAATTTGAAAGATCAGTTGAAATCAGAAATTGAACCGGAAATAGTAGATGAACCAGTGATCATTGCAGACAGTATGGAGCAGGATATCTTTCTGCCTTCAGAAAAAAATCCGATCAATCTGGATCCCACTATGCTGCTGATCATCATTATAGCACAATCTCTGCTCATAATCGTGCTTCTGATCCTGCTGCTATTTAAACGAAAACGTTACCAGAGAATTATTGAGTAA